A stretch of Lactuca sativa cultivar Salinas chromosome 6, Lsat_Salinas_v11, whole genome shotgun sequence DNA encodes these proteins:
- the LOC111879930 gene encoding uncharacterized protein LOC111879930, which produces MRPPSFKMEVPADHQYHHRDIKPLLPPHTMPHHHHDPPIEVNELPPAKFKPSLKAAADSDETEYSTSFADTASTNDNNSSALSDTEVESKLHSDTNGFSSSFDEFGGAFRVRRKKLTSHWRNFIRPVMWRCKWAELKIKQFESQASQYAKTIAAYDQTKHLANQSIPEGFTSRSMPFTCQRHHSKLMKRRKRVRVEDTTDAKFYMSKHILFSYHESRKSDTDGASITEDFDDPVLTGQKATSQEELGFEVGNKWSFLEDKDKDKDNEMEYILGKIDIAQTRVHKLKSQLDLLISENVNHLGPTFSTCNNGGGGGGGSCENGVSNSSYGEAAFHIPDIIESTVGLPSSVDVTHHQSHVADSCENIVDNMVVHSNQGDEAEKHNLRNCQLVVVVKQEGEKSEEEEEEGEGEDEQDEEEEEEDEEEDDEEEENTHPGIGIGEEQSSMITSLGTGFQIPKNKRKRGERKPGTANWSKQCPGEPDTSY; this is translated from the exons ATGAGGCCGCCATCTTTCAAAATGGAAGTTCCGGCGGACCACCAATACCATCATCGCGACATTAAGCCTCTGCTTCCTCCTCATACAATGCCCCACCACCACCACGATCCGCCTATTGAAGTCAACGAACTTCCACCTGCCAAATTCAAACCTTCTTTAAAGGCAGCAGCTGATTCCGATGAAACGGAATACTCAACTTCATTCGCCGACACTGCATCTACTAACGATAACAATTCTTCTGCACTGAGTGACACCGAAGTTGAGTCCAAATTGCACAGCGACACCAACGGTTTCTCCTCTTCGTTTGACGAATTTGGCGGTGCTTTCCGAGTGAG GAGGAAGAAGTTGACAAGTCACTGGAGAAACTTTATACGGCCAGTAATGTGGCGTTGTAAATGGGCAGAACTAAAAATAAAGCAATTTGAGTCGCAGGCATCTCAGTATGCGAAAACCATAGCTGCATATGATCAGACTAAACATTTGGCTAACCAATCTATTCCTGAAGGGTTTACCTCAAGGTCAATGCCATTTACTTGTCAAAGGCACCATAGTAAATTAATGAAAAGGAGGAAAAGGGTTAGAGTGGAAGACACAACGGATGCTAAATTTTACATGTCAAAGCACATCCTTTTCTCCTACCATG AAAGTAGGAAGTCGGATACAGATGGAGCCTCTATCACAGAGGATTTTGATGACCCAG ttttgaCAGGACAAAAGGCAACTAGTCAAGAGGAGTTAGGGTTTGAAGTTGGTAACAAGTGGTCATTTCTTGAAGATAAAGATAAAGATAAAGATAATGAAATGGAGTACATACTTGGGAAGATTGATATAGCTCAAACCCGGGTTCATAAATTAAAGTCCCAACTTGATTTGTTGATCTCAGAGAATGTAAACCATTTGGGTCCTACTTTCTCTACTTGCAAcaatggaggaggaggaggaggaggttcTTGTGAAAATGGTGTTTCTAATTCTAGCTATGGAGAGGCTGCTTTTCATATCCCTGATATAATTGAAAGCACAGTCGGCCTTCCATCATCTGTTGATGTAACACATCATCAGTCACATGTTGCAGATTCTTGCGAAAAT ATTGTGGACAACATGGTGGTACATAGTAACCAAGGAGATGAAGCAGAAAAGCACAACTTGAGAAATTGCCAACTAGTTGTAGTAGTAAAGCAAGAAGGAGAAaaaagtgaagaagaagaagaagaaggagaaggagaagatgaacaagatgaagaagaagaagaagaagatgaagaagaagatgatgaagaagaagaaaacacaCATCCAGGCATTGGCATTGGTGAAGAGCAATCAAGTATGATAACATCTTTGGGCACGGGATTTCAGATTCCAAAAAACAAAAGAAAGCGAGGGGAGCGAAAACCTGGCACAGCTAATTGGAGTAAGCAATGCCCTGGAGAGCCTGATACTAGTTACTAA